One genomic segment of Mytilus trossulus isolate FHL-02 chromosome 4, PNRI_Mtr1.1.1.hap1, whole genome shotgun sequence includes these proteins:
- the LOC134714756 gene encoding uncharacterized protein LOC134714756 isoform X1, with translation MADVMEKTYSAMFLYNRPKLSSNRKKDPDYVLSYRFVKFAVEKMETWGLKSYYHDLNAKAGSNIFGELFTTVDASRFIVVLCTRGFLKDAWGHYSSHAAFAKLLDQNESKRFIVIHLDLTDPEIPEAFYTMTGLSFSANWHNEHEEWEKFKDIFIKVKQQVPAGIQEISCIESDEPSKINSILQSVNQNTTNRSDNGTPLHQQLGTCNQHDLAEMQSNDSSVIYHRNSIHGHGLVSNNSAIVPIATILPFKSTTIPSQNAANNQSTTQTGVGLTSSVTTPPSTTTSFTGRNTEENIILPHRDQTSTAMQMSDNGEPLDDAAPSTHSQNSSDTKLKEIVGRDTIDKNGLLCSLKLNEEELENCDQSNSIDNQVSTDSLKTETEKSQVCSQQSDHIERSVCPNSNPHHDCGNDQGLNLQSILNDHQNTNGSNTYSIGINRVNDYIPPVPNNSDGYETMD, from the exons ATGGCAGATGTAATGGAAAAAACATATAGTGCCATGTTTCTTTATAACAGACCTAAGCTGAGTAGCAATCGCAAAAAGGACCCTGACTATGTATTATCCTATAGATTTGTTAAGTTTGCAGTAGAAAAAATGGAAACATGGGGTTTAAAAAGCTATTATCACGACCTCAATGCCAAAGCAGGGAGTAATAtatttggtgaattgtttaccACAGTGGATGCATCAcgatttattgttgttttgtgtACAAGAGGGTTTTTAAAAGATGCTTGGGGACATTACTCGTCTCATGCTGCATTTGCTAAATTGTTAGACCAGAATGAATCGAAAAGATTTATTGTCATACATTTAGATTTAACAGATCCAGAAATTCCAGAGGCATTCTATACAATGACCGGTCTATCTTTCAGTGCTAACTGGCACAATGAACATGAGGAGTGGGAAaagtttaaagatatttttatcaAGGTCAAGCAGCAAGTACCTGCTGGGatacaag AAATCAGTTGTATTGAAAGCGATGAACCATCGAAAATTAACAGCATATTACAATCAGTGAATCAGAATACAACAAATAGATCTGATAATGGAACTCCTTTACATCAACAATTGGGTACATGCAATCAACACGATCTTGCTGAGATGCAATCTAATGACAGCTCGGTTATATATCACAGAAATAGTATACATGGCCATGGGTTGGTTTCAAACAACTCAGCTATTGTTCCAATAGCAACAATTCTACCATTTAAATCAACAACTATACCAAGTCAAAATGCTGCAAACAACCAAAGCACAACACAAACAGGTGTTGGTCTGACATCATCAGTGACCACTCCTCCAAGCACAACAACGTCTTTTACAGGGCGCAATACGGAGGAGAACATAATCCTTCCACATAGAGATCAAACAAGTACTGCAATGCAGATGTCTGATAATGGAGAGCCTCTTGATGACGCAGCACCTTCGACTCATTCACAAAATTCTTCAGATACGAAATTAAAG gaaatAGTTGGCAGAGACACTATTGATAAAAATGGTCTTTTATgtagtttaaaattaaatgaagaaGAACTTGAAAACTGTGACCAAAGTAACTCAATAGACAACCAG GTAAGCACTGATTCACTTAAAACTGAGACAGAAAAAAGCCAGGTCTGTTCACAGCAATCTGATCATATTGAAAGATCTGTTTGTCCAAATTCGAATCCTCATCACGATTGTGGAAATGATCAGGGTCTGAACTTGCAATCCATTTTAAATGACCACCAAAATACAAATGGTTCCAACACTTATTCTATAGGAATAAATAGAGTAAATGATTATATTCCTCCAGTGCCAAACAATAGTGATGGGTATGAAACAATGGATTGA
- the LOC134714756 gene encoding uncharacterized protein LOC134714756 isoform X2 — translation MLTRGLRDLTDPEIPEAFYTMTGLSFSANWHNEHEEWEKFKDIFIKVKQQVPAGIQEISCIESDEPSKINSILQSVNQNTTNRSDNGTPLHQQLGTCNQHDLAEMQSNDSSVIYHRNSIHGHGLVSNNSAIVPIATILPFKSTTIPSQNAANNQSTTQTGVGLTSSVTTPPSTTTSFTGRNTEENIILPHRDQTSTAMQMSDNGEPLDDAAPSTHSQNSSDTKLKEIVGRDTIDKNGLLCSLKLNEEELENCDQSNSIDNQVSTDSLKTETEKSQVCSQQSDHIERSVCPNSNPHHDCGNDQGLNLQSILNDHQNTNGSNTYSIGINRVNDYIPPVPNNSDGYETMD, via the exons ATGTTAACCCGTGGTTTACGTG ATTTAACAGATCCAGAAATTCCAGAGGCATTCTATACAATGACCGGTCTATCTTTCAGTGCTAACTGGCACAATGAACATGAGGAGTGGGAAaagtttaaagatatttttatcaAGGTCAAGCAGCAAGTACCTGCTGGGatacaag AAATCAGTTGTATTGAAAGCGATGAACCATCGAAAATTAACAGCATATTACAATCAGTGAATCAGAATACAACAAATAGATCTGATAATGGAACTCCTTTACATCAACAATTGGGTACATGCAATCAACACGATCTTGCTGAGATGCAATCTAATGACAGCTCGGTTATATATCACAGAAATAGTATACATGGCCATGGGTTGGTTTCAAACAACTCAGCTATTGTTCCAATAGCAACAATTCTACCATTTAAATCAACAACTATACCAAGTCAAAATGCTGCAAACAACCAAAGCACAACACAAACAGGTGTTGGTCTGACATCATCAGTGACCACTCCTCCAAGCACAACAACGTCTTTTACAGGGCGCAATACGGAGGAGAACATAATCCTTCCACATAGAGATCAAACAAGTACTGCAATGCAGATGTCTGATAATGGAGAGCCTCTTGATGACGCAGCACCTTCGACTCATTCACAAAATTCTTCAGATACGAAATTAAAG gaaatAGTTGGCAGAGACACTATTGATAAAAATGGTCTTTTATgtagtttaaaattaaatgaagaaGAACTTGAAAACTGTGACCAAAGTAACTCAATAGACAACCAG GTAAGCACTGATTCACTTAAAACTGAGACAGAAAAAAGCCAGGTCTGTTCACAGCAATCTGATCATATTGAAAGATCTGTTTGTCCAAATTCGAATCCTCATCACGATTGTGGAAATGATCAGGGTCTGAACTTGCAATCCATTTTAAATGACCACCAAAATACAAATGGTTCCAACACTTATTCTATAGGAATAAATAGAGTAAATGATTATATTCCTCCAGTGCCAAACAATAGTGATGGGTATGAAACAATGGATTGA